In a genomic window of Halalkalicoccus sp. CG83:
- a CDS encoding uracil-DNA glycosylase family protein: MENVTDRTSNPFGMRPPCEAPCSADVPAVFGYGDANADFHVVGDHPGVHGGRETGVPFAGTEAGTAIRRTLHGADFLDDPNADEPTLENCFLSYLHMCCPPKSRDPDPERYADLEPFFDAELRAIAAHVLVPVGERATRHVIETYTARASKLEIEMTTLHATEIRGSGFLIVPVRDPLGWDEDDADALVERLLSIRGRDYRETADLSRFLGTDELYYVR, from the coding sequence GTGGAGAACGTAACCGATCGAACGAGCAACCCCTTCGGGATGCGCCCGCCCTGTGAAGCGCCCTGCTCCGCGGACGTCCCTGCCGTCTTCGGCTACGGCGACGCCAACGCCGACTTCCACGTCGTCGGCGACCACCCGGGCGTCCACGGCGGTCGCGAGACCGGCGTCCCCTTCGCCGGCACCGAGGCGGGGACGGCGATCCGGCGGACGCTCCATGGAGCGGACTTCCTCGACGACCCGAACGCCGACGAGCCGACACTGGAGAACTGTTTCCTGAGCTACCTCCACATGTGTTGTCCGCCGAAGAGCCGCGATCCCGACCCCGAGCGTTACGCCGACCTGGAGCCCTTCTTCGACGCGGAGCTCCGGGCGATCGCCGCACACGTGCTCGTTCCCGTCGGCGAGCGCGCGACGAGACACGTGATCGAGACCTACACCGCCCGCGCGTCGAAGCTCGAGATCGAGATGACGACGCTTCACGCGACCGAGATCCGCGGCAGCGGCTTCCTCATCGTCCCCGTTCGCGACCCCCTCGGGTGGGACGAGGACGACGCCGACGCGCTGGTCGAGCGCCTCCTGTCGATCCGCGGTCGCGACTACCGCGAGACGGCCGACCTGAGCCGGTTTCTCGGCACCGACGAGCTCTACTACGTCCGGTAG
- a CDS encoding halocyanin domain-containing protein, which produces MNRKPAAYDRRTVLRTTGTLLATGALAGCLGGDGEEGDDAGSGDEYERVPEEEEPDYEGWFDTTGNYEGTADGRGESEVGVAVGAGDRGYAFEPAAVMVELGTTVVWEWTGSGGGHNVVEEDETFGDDEIHTEEGHTYEHTLEEPGTYRYVCTPHDTQGMRGAIVVEE; this is translated from the coding sequence ATGAACCGGAAACCAGCGGCGTACGACCGTCGGACCGTCCTCAGAACGACCGGTACGCTCCTCGCCACTGGCGCCCTCGCGGGCTGTCTGGGCGGCGACGGCGAGGAGGGTGACGACGCCGGTTCCGGCGACGAGTACGAGCGCGTCCCCGAGGAGGAGGAGCCCGACTACGAGGGCTGGTTCGACACCACGGGGAACTACGAGGGCACCGCGGACGGCCGCGGCGAGAGCGAGGTCGGGGTGGCGGTCGGCGCCGGCGACCGGGGCTATGCCTTCGAGCCGGCCGCGGTGATGGTCGAGCTCGGGACGACCGTCGTCTGGGAGTGGACCGGCAGCGGCGGCGGCCACAACGTCGTCGAGGAGGACGAGACGTTCGGCGACGACGAGATCCACACCGAGGAGGGCCACACCTACGAACACACCCTCGAGGAGCCCGGGACCTACCGCTACGTCTGTACGCCTCACGACACCCAGGGCATGCGCGGCGCGATCGTCGTCGAGGAGTGA